In the genome of Carassius carassius chromosome 47, fCarCar2.1, whole genome shotgun sequence, one region contains:
- the chrdl2 gene encoding chordin-like protein 2 has protein sequence MSTVSWNMKKRMTYLKHLFILVTMRCFVQCETEAIRPGKMSGVSCTFKEKMYRPGDSWHPYLEPFGFMFCMRCTCAEFGHVKCNSIKCPVLRCENPVTNSQQCCPRCADEHRTPAGLRAPIKTCRYNGSTYQTGEIFENHELFPSRQSNQCAMCTCSNGNIFCALKTCQPITCSSPVSVPDTCCLVCKESAIDINSASFEDGGQQLNRGVRHSVDQCAAEQVSGRSLRTTPSTLRGSPRGLNLQTLHLKGAAETTVKILLQRKHQRACVYSGKTYSHGDVWHPVLGKVLECILCTCRDGLQECRRITCPNQYPCQHPIKIEGKCCKICPDLKAESNRTECYFTQDNNSLLVYKVEPPSAAQSEDKVRMIAIERQGATEVEVQVWKTVEGFLHLMETGDVQKKDLIEHPENYILLTTLDEETWRKFKEEEDKQKDLSKIRSCEDGIKEVVKYLNPEQLDSLCTS, from the exons ATGTCCACAGTTTCCTGGAACATGAAGAAAAGAATGACCTACTTGAAACATCTTTTCATTTTGGTCACAATGCGATGCTTCGTTCAGTGTGAAACAGAGGCAATACGACCAGGAAAAA TGTCAGGTGTTTCCTGCACTTTTAAAGAGAAGATGTACAGGCCAGGAGATAGCTGGCATCCCTATCTGGAGCCCTTTGGATTCATGTTCTGCATGCGCTGTACTTGCGCAGAA TTTGGTCATGTGAAATGCAACAGCATCAAATGCCCTGTTCTGCGATGTGAAAATCCAGTGACTAACTCACAGCAGTGTTGCCCTCGTTGTGCAG ATGAGCACAGAACTCCTGCTGGGCTGCGGGCACCCATTAAAACCTGTAGGTATAATGGAAGCACTTACCAAACAGGGGAAATATTTGAAAACCATGAGCTCTTCCCATCCCGTCAGTCGAACCAGTGCGCCATGTGTACTTGctct aatggaAATATATTCTGTGCACTGAAAACCTGTCAGCCCATTACATGCTCCTCACCAGTGTCAGTCCCGGATACTTGCTGCTTAGTGTGCAAAG AAAGTGCAATTGATATCAATTCTGCATCATTTGAGGATGGAGGACAACAACTGAACAGAGGAGTt AGGCATTCTGTGGATCAGTGTGCTGCAGAGCAGGTTAGTGGTCGCTCACTTAGGACCACTCCATCCACACTGCGGGGGTCTCCGAGAGGCCTCAACCTACAGACACTACACCTCAAAGGAGCTGCCGAAACTACTGTTAAAATTCTTCTACAGCGCAAACATCAGAGAG CTTGTGTGTACAGTGGCAAGACATATTCTCATGGTGACGTGTGGCACCCAGTGCTGGGGAAGGTCTTGGAGTGTATCCTGTGCACCTGCAGGGACGGCTTGCAAGAATGCAGGCGCATCACGTGTCCCAACCAGTATCCATGCCAACATCCCATAAAGATAGAGGGGAAATGCTGTAAGATTTGTCCAG ATCTCAAAGCAGAGAGCAACAGGACAGAGTGCTACTTTACTCAGGACAATAACAGTCTCCTGGTGTATAAAGTTGAACCTCCATCAGCTGCTCAGTCAGAAGATAAAGTACGGATGATTGCCATCGAGAGACAAGGAGCCACGGAAGTAGAGGTGCAAGTCTGGAAAACTGTTGAAG GTTTTTTGCATCTGATGGAGACAGGTGACGTTCAGAAGAAAGACCTCATAGAGCATCCGGAAAATTACATCTTGCTGACTACATTAGATGAGG AAACTTGGAGAAAATTCAAAGAAGAAGAGGACAAGCAGAAAGATTTGAGTAAGATTAGGAGCTGTGAAGACGGGATCAAGGAAGTGGTGAAGTACTTAAACCCTGAACAGCTGGACAGCCTTTGCACTTCTTAG
- the xrra1 gene encoding X-ray radiation resistance-associated protein 1 has protein sequence MTGLGIYKLDNGQSYPSNCFPIRSFFHPKNEGAGHWLVANRNTLEERTSKRKNISGSGFEVDSRKHEKRKLENASNCLDAQLVLTLCCVDKPSDLCSVNISGQHLQTVRLEGLEQFDNVAYINASDNHFTLEPFVMFPALRELDLSLNNLHNLEIHAEDFQKLEVLDLSYNNLTGESIINLGLLPRLKVLHLTGNRLQMLPLNMAGPCTYSGENTGRGVLLFQTLEVLMLDDNKLFSPGVFMSLANLKRLRHLNLQGNYISGVPFLEKVATLQDAQTEIMPQSIGQNVATVNDKRTKYPEITMSQQKPEKTLKEDKSCLEMHSGTLQYSHERQEDGCALGLCLPFPELRHLNLANNEIAEEEALLPVALFPKLSEIVIHSNPLTTQRSGDPPMLTCFLQDKLGIKITRKKTTDLIKRHIILPVNPKRKVKSTVPYVHVPKFPSIMANQHATEMLCSKKCTGQDNPPPLEYGLTQVFGFSSQTSIDGEEDSEIDQEQFDLTSADISFEMNQNAEPFFVTEINGLNESEYQEDPDGERETELEMKKGGKACPEKLIGYEILLDDTSEPKLPELSGIQQAVIVLEHMLKNLLVYRDSKANLDLPQKPYTEREKKIKNLPSLGPKKSKGKQVEELLDQIKEAKTIIKVPLDSVLKGGNGICKREYEEALTLLKDMKRKYRTAHLKRVEQAAQIEDEMMCNLN, from the exons ATGACAGGACTGGGGATTTACAAACTGGACAATGGACAAAGTTACCCTTCAAACTGTTTCCCAATAAGATCATTTTTTCATCCAAAAAATGAAG gggcTGGACACTGGCTCGTAGCAAACAGAAATACTTTGGAAGAGAGGACATCAAAAAGGAAAAACATTTCAGGATCAGGTTTTGAAGTGGACTCTAGGAAACATGAAAAGAGAAAACTAGAGAATGCTAGCAACTGTTTAGATGCACAGCTTGTT CTTACACTGTGTTGTGTGGACAAGCCCTCAGACCTCTGTTCTGTTAACATCAGTGGCCAGCATTTGCAAACG gtcagACTTGAGGGTTTGGAACAATTTGATAATGTCGCATACATAAATGCGTCTGATAACCATTTTACTTTAg AACCCTTTGTCATGTTTCCTGCTTTGAGGGAATTGGATCTGTCACTGAACAATCTCCATAATTTAGAGATTCATGCTGAAGACTTCCAGAAATTGGAG GTGTTGGATTTATCCTACAATAACTTAACAGGAGAAAGCATAATAAATCTAGGCCTGTTGCCACGTCTGAAGGTGCTCCATCTGACTGGAAACCGGCTGCAGATGCTTCCACTCAACATGGCTGGACCTTGTACCTACTCCGGAGAAAA CACAGGACGGGGTGTCTTGCTATTTCAAACTCTGGAGGTATTGATGCTTGATGACAACAAATTATTTTCTCCGGGAGTGTTTATGAGCCTTGCTAACTTAAAGAG GCTTCGTCATCTAAACTTACAAGGAAATTACATCTCAGGAGTCCCATTCTTAGAAAAAGTGGCAACATTACAAGATGCCCAGACAGAAATTATGCCACAGAGCATCGGACAGAATGTGGCCACAGTGAATGACAAGAGGACAAAGT ACCCTGAAATCACGATGAGCCAGCAAAAACCAGAAAAAACTTTGAAA GAGGACAAATCATGTCTCGAAATGCATTCTGGTACCCTACAATACAGTCATGAGAGACAGGAGGACGGATGCGCTCTGGGTCTCTGTCTACCTTTTCCAGAACTTCGTCATCTGAATTTGGCCAACAATGAG ATAGCTGAGGAAGAGGCATTGTTGCCCGTGGCATTGTTTCCAAAGCTCAGTGAGATTGTTATTCACTCAAACCCCTTGACAACACAGAGGAGCG GTGATCCACCAATGCTGACATGTTTTCTTCAAGACAAGCTTGGTATTAAGATTACACGCAAGAAAACAACTGATCTGATTAAGCGACATATCATACTCCCTGTCAATCCTAAAAGAAAG GTGAAATCTACAGTTCCATATGTACATGTACCAAAATTTCCTTCAATTATGGCAAATCAACATGCTACAGAAATGCTCTGTTCCAAGAAATGTACCGGACAAGATAACCCTCCACCCTTAGAGTATGGGTTAACTCAAGTATTTGGCTTCTCGTCTCAAACAAGCATTGATGGCGAGGAAGACTCTGAGATAGACCAGGAGCAGTTTGACTTGACGAGTGCAGACATATCCTTTGAGATGAATCAAAATGCAGAGCCTTTCTTTGTGACAGAG ATTAATGGCTTAAATGAATCTGAATACCAAGAAGATCCAGATGGTGAAAGGGAAACCGAACTGGAGATGAAAAAAGGCGGCAAAGCATGTCCAGAAAAACTGATTGGTTATGAAATCTTACTTGATGACACATCTGAGCCAAAACTGCCTGAGCTTTCTG GAATTCAGCAAGCTGTTATTGTTTTGGAGCACATGCTTAAGAACCTGCTTGTGTATAGAGATTCTAAAGCAAATCTTGACCTTCCACAGAAGCCGTACACCGAAAGAGAGaaaaag ATTAAAAATTTGCCATCTTTGGGACCAAAGAAgtcaaagggaaaacaagttgAGGAACTTCTGGACCAAATTAAGGAGGCAAAAACAATAATCAAAGTTCCCTTAG ACAGTGTACTCAAAGGAGGGAATGGTATTTGTAAGAGAGAATATGAGGAAGCACTGACGCTACTGAAGGACATGAAAAGGAAGTACAGGACGGCCCATCTGAAAAGAGTGGAACAAGCAGCACAGATTGAGGATGAGATGATGTGTAATCTAAACTAG
- the neu3.1 gene encoding sialidase-3.1 translates to MIDSMASQSYPEAQQALPARTTLFQQKDVKTYRIPALIYISDGQTFLAFAEERSTPCDSDAKVLVMRRGSLQNGSLKWSPAQTLSSACLPNHRTMNPCPVYERKSKTIYLFFVCILGNTSEYDQISTGRNQARLCYVTSTDYGQNWSQLTDLTNRVIGDDICNWATFAVGPGHGIQMKSGRLIIPAYVYYIHCRCFPFNLMLFNRFKVRPHALSFYSNDCGVTWQMGEKIPMESCECEMAEIIDHADKSHLYCNARSTRGYRVEALSASSGTNFDNPHVAQKLVEPYRGCQGSVLSFPVPEPSDEAEKNPNDCLIQSDTKTWLLYSHPTNKKKRKDLGVYLNKSPLKTSGWGRPWIVHKGPSGYSDLTQCGEQFACLMECGEKSEIEEIAFVEFKLSDLMCT, encoded by the exons ATGATTGACAGCATGGCGTCACAAAGCTACCCAGAAGCCCAGCAAGCCCTGCCTGCACGAACAACATTATTCCAACAGAAGGATGTTAAAACATACAGAATTCCTGCTCTAATATACATCAGTGATGGTCAGACTTTCCTTGCCTTTGCTGAAGAGCGCAGCACTCCATGTGACAGTGATGCAAAGGTGTTGGTCATGAGGAGAGGATCACTACAAAATGGATCCCTtaaa TGGTCTCCTGCTCAAACGCTCTCTTCTGCATGTTTGCCGAATCATCGCACCATGAATCCTTGTCCAGTCTATGAGAGGAAATCCAAAACCATCTATCTGTTCTTTGTCTGCATATTGGGCAATACCTCAGAGTATGACCAGATTTCTACGGGTAGAAACCAAGCACGGCTGTGTTACGTCACTAGTACAGACTATGGCCAAAACTGGAGCCAATTAACAGATTTAACAAATAGAGTTATTGGAGATGACATTTGCAACTGGGCTACTTTTGCAGTTGGACCAGGACATGGTATTCAGATGAAAAGTGGAAGACTTATCATTCCAGCTTATGTTTATTACATACATTGTAGGTGTTTTCCCTTTAATTTAATGCTCTTTAATCGATTCAAAGTCAGGCCTCATGCTCTATCGTTCTATAGTAATGACTGTGGTGTCACTTGGCAGATGGGAGAAAAAATCCCAATGGAATCCTGCGAATGTGAGATGGCTGAGATCATAGACCACGCTGATAAGAGTCATTTGTACTGCAACGCCCGTAGTACACGTGGCTACAGAGTGGAAGCTTTAAGTGCAAGCAGTGGGACAAATTTTGACAACCCTCATGTTGCTCAGAAACTCGTGGAGCCCTATCGTGGCTGCCAGGGTAGTGTGTTGAGCTTCCCTGTGCCCGAGCCATCAGATGAAGCAGAGAAAAACCCAAATGACTGCTTGATACAGTCAGACACCAAAACGTGGTTACTCTATTCCCATCCAACtaataaaaagaaaaggaagGATCTTGGAGTTTACTTGAATAAATCTCCCTTAAAAACATCCGGTTGGGGCCGACCATGGATCGTCCATAAGGGTCCCAGTGGATATTCAGATTTAACACAGTGTGGGGAGCAATTTGCCTGCCTCATGGAGTGTGGAGAGAAAAGTGAGATTGAGGAAATAGCCTTTGTGGAATTTAAACTGAGTGATTTAATGTGCACTTGA